The Triticum urartu cultivar G1812 chromosome 5, Tu2.1, whole genome shotgun sequence genome contains the following window.
ACGTATCTTCCGGGACCATGTTCTGAAGCAAGCAAAGTTTTCAGTGCAGCGGCGCCTATTCAAGCACAGTGGTAGCACTGGCGTATCGGCAGGCGGGGGTAGGGCATCTGTCCGTCCATGTACAATAGAATACAGTGGCCCATACGTACAGATACAGTGGCGGGCGGCCCTCTCCAGCTTCACAAGGTATTCCATTCTTGTACGAAAGGGCGTCCATCCTGGGGTCTCCGGTGCAGTGCACATACTCAGCTCATGCCCTTCAATCTTCAATTCCTGAGCTGTATGCAGCCATCACTCTCCCGGACAGCCTGTTGCTCGCTCGCTGACGACAATGACAATGCCGCGGCAGTCCCGCGATTCCACGGGGATATTATTTAGCCCCGAGCCCCAAGCGACTAAGAGAGAAAATTAATTAGTGCTTCCTCTGTTTCAAAATAAGTATCTCAATTTTAGTACTATGATTTGGTATTAATTTTAGTACAAAGTTATGCTGAAGCACCGGACTTTATACTGACTTTATtgtaaagttgagacacttatttcgAGACGAAGGAAGTAGGATCGGAGCCGATCGAGCGCGACGCGGAACCTAACCGTGGGGATCGGTATAGTATAGGGTTCCTCTGGAGATATGTAGGGAGGGGGACAGCAAAAGGCCTCAGCCTGATGCTGATGCCGCGCTAGGAGTAAGCAGCACACTTCGGCGTAGCGTAACGTAACCTTAGAGCAAGCTCAAGCAAATTACAGCCACCATGTTTAGAGAAATGGATTTCAGTTGAATAAAAATTTCTTTCTGCTGTGTGCATCTTCCGATGCAGAGGTCGAGAGGGTTTCCGGCCGTGCTCCGGTAAGAGGAGAAACACGGTCGGTTCATGGTAAATGGTTTGTTTGTTTCTGACGGAAAACGGTAAAAGTTCCTCTGTTCCGAACAGGGCTTGAGTAGAAACTACTTCCTCCATTCCATAATATATAAGAGCATTTTTTACgctatgggacggagggagtagaaactAAACTTTATGAAGACTTGTTTTTAATTATTTTAACAAAAGCTGGACACTACTACCGCAAGGTGGCGCGGCGGAAGGGATGACATGGTCATGGACGGATACGAAATGAGATCCAGCGGAGAGCGGATAAAAGGGACGGGTAACCTACCAAAGCTGGGAGACAGCGACGCCCCTCGCCTCTTCTCCTACGTGCACCACCCACATGCAACAACCACCGGCTGTAACTAGCACCACCATTTCTGCCTACGCAGGTGAAGATGTGATGTGGAGTTCCATCTCATCTCAGAAAAGAAGGGATGCTAGCTGCTGGTGAATGGTGATGTTGATGGTGAAATGAGAGTttctgatgatgatgatgatgattaaaaGGTTCCAACAGCTGCAAGTCGCATACTACCCTCCCTCCGTTCACTGTTTTAAGACGTTTCAGGTATTTCAATATAGACTAATACGGACCGAAATGGGCGAACAAACACGCTAAAACGCGTCTATATACTTTCAATTCAGAAAAACAAAAAGTTTAAACATCTTATGATGTTGAAAGGAGAGAGCATCTATTACGAACTTATAGCTGGTGATAAGTCACTGTTCACTGTGATTGGTGAGCATTCAGTAAGTACCGAAATGAGTGAACAACACGCTAAACCGTGATTGACAAGTAACTGTTCGCTGTGATTGATGAGCATTCAGCGAGCACCACTTAACTGTAATTTGGCGGCCCAATCATTGGGCTGTAAAACAGTACAGAACATATAGTATATGCATTCGTAGTATATATGTTCATAATTGCCATTTCCACGACAAATGCAAAATAGAAGTACATGGTAGTAGTATCGTCCCAATATCTGCCGAGTTCTTACACATTAGGGGAGATGATGGTGATTCTAAATATTTTCACCATATCTAAGTACATGATTTACTATTTTTGAGACCACATAATCTCATCAACACGAGAAGAATCAAGGAGAGGATGGTAGTTCAGCTGGGATTCATTCTAGTGTCCCCGATCCCCGCCGTCTTGGTACCATTCGGCATCGGATGTGGATGATCAAATCAGTTCTCAGTCCGGAAGTCAAAAGACCGTTAGCTTAGGAGCTTCACTCGCCATACTTTTCTTATGTACAAAAATATGGGCCTTGGTGATTATCAGTGATCCTGTGATCGTCTAGAACTCAATCTCTGGATGATCTGCTGCTTGTAACTGACCTGCGTAAGCCGAACCACACAAACCTGTTAGTCCAAGCTGAATTACCAAGGCGTGCAGCAAGCAACGATCCATCATTGTTCACTATACGAACCATCGAAATTCGGCGCCGAACCCGCATTCTCCTGGCTTTGCTCGTGGTCCATATGCAGGCCATTTTGGGCACTCGCCTCCCAGAAATCCTGTTGCTGAGAAAAAAAGAGGCAAAGAGTATCAGGATCAGATGCATATTAACTATCTTAATTGAGTAGGTATATTGCAGTTTTCCAGGCAATCAACAGTCACCTGTTTTTGAAAAGGGTACTGCGGTGCGGGCGGTAGAGCCATGTCTAACAGACCCATGGAGCATTGGTTCTCCATAGCACCCGAGCTGAAGGACTGGTAAAGGTCTGCTTGGTCACACAATGGGTACACCGTGCCAGCACTCTCCAATGGAAAGACCGTGCTCGCCGAAGGGCCGAGTGCTTGGTTCATCTGAATATACAGAGGAAACAGCATGTTAGAGGCAGATTGTTTCATAGAGCCAAAGCGCGAGAAGATGCGAGATAAACTGGAGCTCACATCTTTGTGTAGGAGGTTCGACAAGGTGTCAAAGTCAAGTTGCGGGTTCACGGTCGAGAGCTTCATGGACAAGAACTGAAAAGAGTAAAACAGCGAAAGGATTAGAGAATTCGGCGAGAGCTACAAATTATTTTGGTACCGCGACAAATTGTGTGTCTTGTCTAACCTCGACTTGCTGCTGCAGCGATTGAACATAGTTTATGATCTCATCGAGCATGAGCGCTTTGCCAATCACCTAGAAATGGGAATTTCTACAAATTAGACAAACTAGAGATGGTAACAAGTGACACTTGCACACAAAAATGTTATGTTCCCAGTCTAGATGGAATATTTTGATACCTTGTTACATCCTGGCACCAGGTCCtggagcatcttcatcttgagggtGATCTTCTCTCTTCTAACCTGTCATATGAACCCACAATTGAGGACAGCGTGCAAAAAATTTGTACTACTGACAACTTTTCATTCAGGCATGTAAAAGAGACGGCGAGAGTAAAATTAGAGTATTTACCCTCTCAGCAAGGCTGTGGCTGTCGGTTGCCTGGCCTCTCCTGGCCCGGACGTGGACGTAGTCCCGGGGCGGCTCGTCCGCCGCCGGCTGCTTGGACTTGGAGCCCTTGCCCTTGGCCTGCTTGCGGCCTCGCTCCCCGCCGGCCGACCCATCGCTGGCCGTGGCcgtggccgcctcctcctccaccttGGGCCTCACGGTCTCGTCCTCAATTTTGCACTTCTTCGAGTCCGGCCCCGTCGGCTCCCCCATCTGCAGACCAAATTCCGGCGTCAACTTCGGGTAGAACCAGCCAGGAAGATAATGCACGGCATAATTTCCTCAACAACCGAAAATTAAATGAACTCCATGGAACAAGAAGTCACCTTGGAGAAACAGGACGCGGCCTCCTTGCCCTTGCCGGCGCCCGCGGCCGGCGCCTTCCGCTTCCTGGCATTCGCGCCGTACGCCCACGCCGGGTCGGAGACCGAGGACCCCTCCCGGGACGCGGCgccgagctcgccgccgccgccgcccccctccACGGCACCGAActggccgccgttgccgccgaaGCCGGGCATCCCCGCCGCCCGGTCCCCGAACATGGCGGCGAGGCCCGCGGCGCCCGCGCCGCCGCAGAGCGTCTCGAAGAAGCCGGCGTCGAGGCCCGGCACGCCGAAGTCGAGCCCCACGGAGCCCATGAGCAGGCCGGAGACGTAGTCGCCGTCCATGGCGCGCT
Protein-coding sequences here:
- the LOC125509900 gene encoding transcription factor BHLH089-like, coding for MDGDYVSGLLMGSVGLDFGVPGLDAGFFETLCGGAGAAGLAAMFGDRAAGMPGFGGNGGQFGAVEGGGGGGELGAASREGSSVSDPAWAYGANARKRKAPAAGAGKGKEAASCFSKMGEPTGPDSKKCKIEDETVRPKVEEEAATATASDGSAGGERGRKQAKGKGSKSKQPAADEPPRDYVHVRARRGQATDSHSLAERVRREKITLKMKMLQDLVPGCNKVIGKALMLDEIINYVQSLQQQVEFLSMKLSTVNPQLDFDTLSNLLHKDMNQALGPSASTVFPLESAGTVYPLCDQADLYQSFSSGAMENQCSMGLLDMALPPAPQYPFQKQQQDFWEASAQNGLHMDHEQSQENAGSAPNFDGQLQAADHPEIEF